The following proteins are co-located in the Bradyrhizobium sp. AZCC 2176 genome:
- the soxB gene encoding thiosulfohydrolase SoxB: protein MTIRRRDFLTLAGAATLSGSLPRLSAHAADNNAGVYDLERFGNARILHITDTHAQLRPVFFREPSVNLGVGPMRGNPPHLVGRAFLDRFGIRPDSADAYAFTCIEFEKAAGRFGKLGGFAHLKTLIDRMRSEAGSGRSLLLDGGDLWQGSGLSNTLQGADMVDAANLLGIEAMTGHWEFTYGEKALRANLERFKGEFLAQNVFLTEEAAFNDAKAFDPASGRVFKPSVIKEIGGHRIAVIGQAFPYVPIAHPKRFTPDWKFGIRDEELQKLVDTHRNTDKVDAVILLSHNGMDVDLKLASRVTGIDVILGGHTHDAVPQPIAVNNPGGVTLVTNAGSNGKFLAVLDLDIGKGKVSNVRYRLLPVFSELLKPDPAMQALIDKAREPHAAALSEKVGSADRLLYRRGNFSGSMDQLICDALRDELNAEIALSPGFRWGTTALAGQPLTMEDVMAQTAVTYPETYIQTMTGGQIKDVLEDICDNLFNTDPYYQQGGDMVRVGGLAYTCTPAESVGKRISDLKLDSGHALQAGKRYKVAGWASVNEQSGAPVWDVVARHLQSGKPPNRAAPGVTLKGVEDNPGIAGQG, encoded by the coding sequence ATGACCATCCGCCGCCGCGATTTCCTGACGTTAGCGGGCGCCGCCACCCTGTCCGGCAGCCTGCCGCGGCTCAGTGCGCATGCCGCCGATAACAATGCAGGCGTTTACGATCTCGAACGCTTCGGCAACGCGCGCATCCTGCACATCACCGATACCCATGCGCAGCTTCGGCCGGTGTTCTTCCGCGAGCCGAGCGTCAATCTCGGCGTCGGACCGATGCGGGGCAATCCGCCGCATCTGGTCGGACGCGCCTTCCTCGATCGCTTCGGCATCCGGCCCGACAGTGCCGACGCCTACGCTTTCACCTGCATCGAATTCGAGAAAGCTGCCGGGAGATTCGGCAAGCTCGGCGGCTTCGCGCATCTGAAGACATTGATCGACCGGATGCGCAGCGAGGCTGGATCGGGACGTTCGCTGCTGCTCGACGGCGGCGACCTATGGCAGGGTTCCGGCCTTTCCAACACGCTGCAGGGCGCCGACATGGTGGACGCGGCGAACCTGCTCGGCATCGAAGCCATGACCGGCCATTGGGAGTTCACCTACGGCGAAAAGGCGTTGCGCGCCAACCTCGAACGCTTCAAGGGCGAATTCCTGGCGCAGAACGTTTTTCTCACCGAGGAAGCCGCCTTCAACGATGCCAAGGCGTTCGATCCGGCGTCGGGACGCGTGTTCAAGCCGTCCGTCATCAAGGAGATCGGCGGGCACCGCATCGCCGTGATCGGTCAGGCGTTCCCTTACGTGCCGATCGCGCACCCCAAGCGCTTCACACCCGATTGGAAATTCGGCATTCGCGACGAGGAACTGCAAAAGCTCGTCGATACCCATCGCAACACCGACAAGGTCGATGCCGTCATTCTGCTGTCGCATAACGGCATGGATGTCGACCTCAAGCTCGCCAGCCGCGTCACCGGCATCGATGTCATTCTCGGCGGCCATACCCACGACGCCGTGCCGCAGCCGATTGCCGTAAACAATCCGGGCGGCGTCACGCTCGTCACCAATGCCGGCTCGAACGGCAAGTTTCTGGCGGTGCTCGATCTCGACATCGGCAAGGGCAAGGTCAGCAATGTGCGCTACCGGCTGCTGCCAGTGTTTTCGGAGTTGCTGAAGCCCGATCCGGCGATGCAGGCGCTGATCGACAAGGCCCGCGAGCCGCATGCGGCTGCCCTGAGCGAGAAGGTTGGGTCTGCCGATCGCCTGCTCTATCGCCGCGGCAATTTCAGCGGCAGCATGGACCAGTTGATCTGCGATGCGCTACGCGACGAACTGAACGCCGAGATCGCGCTGTCGCCGGGATTTCGCTGGGGCACCACCGCACTGGCAGGCCAGCCGCTGACGATGGAGGACGTGATGGCGCAGACCGCCGTCACTTATCCCGAGACCTACATCCAGACCATGACCGGCGGCCAGATCAAGGACGTGCTGGAAGACATCTGCGACAATCTCTTCAACACCGATCCCTATTACCAACAGGGCGGCGACATGGTCCGCGTCGGCGGCCTCGCCTACACCTGCACGCCGGCCGAATCCGTGGGCAAGCGGATTTCCGATCTGAAGCTCGACAGCGGCCACGCGCTGCAAGCCGGCAAGCGCTACAAGGTGGCGGGCTGGGCCTCGGTCAACGAACAGAGCGGCGCGCCGGTCTGGGATGTCGTCGCCAGACATCTGCAGTCGGGCAAGCCGCCCAACAGGGCCGCGCCGGGCGTCACGCTGAAAGGCGTTGAAGATAATCCGGGCATTGCAGGACAGGGATGA
- a CDS encoding DsrE family protein, whose protein sequence is MNGFSTIIRAMLAAALIAVATSDARTQQVPLQDKPFAEHKIVLQLSDNDPRKQGLVLSVASNLMKHYDPDKVAIEVVAFGPGIDLLRPENPNRKMVESLAAQGARFDICLNTVDTLEREAGKRPEFIAAATPVQVGVAQILFLTENGYTLVRP, encoded by the coding sequence ATGAACGGTTTTTCGACCATCATTCGCGCCATGCTGGCGGCAGCGCTGATCGCAGTCGCCACGTCCGATGCTCGCACCCAGCAGGTGCCGCTGCAGGACAAGCCGTTTGCCGAGCACAAGATCGTGCTGCAGCTCTCCGACAATGACCCGCGGAAACAGGGCCTCGTGCTCAGCGTCGCCAGCAACCTGATGAAGCATTACGATCCCGACAAGGTCGCGATCGAGGTCGTGGCGTTCGGTCCCGGCATCGATCTGCTGCGCCCGGAAAACCCCAACCGCAAGATGGTCGAGAGCCTGGCGGCGCAGGGCGCGCGTTTCGATATCTGCCTCAACACCGTCGATACGCTCGAACGTGAAGCGGGCAAGCGGCCGGAGTTCATCGCCGCGGCAACGCCGGTGCAGGTCGGCGTGGCGCAGATTCTGTTTCTGACCGAGAACGGGTATACGCTGGTGCGACCGTGA
- a CDS encoding MBL fold metallo-hydrolase codes for MIFRQLFDSVSGTYSYLLASRAGGEALILDPVLEKADRYCQLLRELDLRLVKAVDTHLHADHVTGLGELRDRTQCITIMGEQSKADVVSMRVSDGDKVMVEGLSLDVMYTPGHTDDSYSYLMGDRVFTGDTLLIRGTGRTDFQNGSSRAQYESIFNRLLKLPDETMVFPAHDYKGDTVSTIGEERRYNPRLQVRSVDEYIELMANLKLPNPKMMDVAVPANMHVGLHQEELAKQGLALSARDAINSLGRPDILLVDLRETSERAKHGTISGALHAPYPGIAESLKPGGMLREVAAATGRRVVFFCAFGERSAMAVTAAKRAGLANTAHIEGGIDAWKKVGGPVVMG; via the coding sequence ATGATCTTTCGTCAACTCTTCGACAGCGTTTCAGGCACCTATAGCTATCTGCTGGCCAGTCGCGCCGGCGGCGAGGCGTTGATCCTCGACCCCGTGCTGGAGAAAGCCGACCGCTACTGCCAGCTCCTGCGCGAACTCGATCTGCGGCTGGTGAAGGCGGTCGACACCCATCTGCACGCCGACCACGTCACCGGCCTCGGTGAACTGCGCGACCGCACCCAGTGCATCACCATCATGGGCGAGCAGAGCAAGGCCGACGTGGTGTCGATGCGGGTCTCCGATGGCGACAAGGTGATGGTCGAGGGCCTGAGCCTCGACGTCATGTACACGCCTGGCCACACCGATGACTCCTACTCTTATCTGATGGGCGACCGCGTCTTCACAGGCGATACGCTGCTGATCCGCGGCACCGGCCGCACCGATTTCCAGAACGGCTCTTCGCGCGCGCAGTACGAATCGATCTTCAACCGGCTGCTGAAACTGCCGGATGAAACCATGGTATTCCCCGCCCACGACTACAAGGGCGACACGGTTTCCACCATCGGCGAGGAGCGGCGTTACAATCCGCGGCTGCAGGTGCGCTCGGTCGATGAATATATCGAGCTGATGGCCAATCTGAAGCTGCCGAACCCGAAGATGATGGACGTCGCGGTGCCCGCCAACATGCATGTCGGCCTGCACCAGGAAGAGCTTGCCAAACAGGGGCTCGCGCTCTCCGCGCGCGACGCCATCAACAGCCTCGGCCGGCCCGACATCCTGCTGGTCGATCTGCGCGAAACCAGCGAGCGCGCCAAGCACGGCACGATCTCGGGCGCGCTGCATGCGCCCTACCCCGGTATCGCCGAGAGCCTCAAGCCGGGCGGCATGCTGCGCGAAGTCGCCGCCGCCACCGGCCGCCGCGTGGTGTTCTTCTGCGCCTTCGGCGAACGTTCCGCGATGGCGGTGACCGCCGCGAAGCGCGCAGGGCTAGCCAACACCGCGCACATCGAAGGCGGTATCGATGCGTGGAAGAAGGTCGGCGGACCGGTGGTGATGGGGTGA
- a CDS encoding ABC transporter substrate-binding protein — MRRRLAFLVAMMTLALPGGAALATNLPRLVSMNVCTDQLLLTLADPEQILGLSRFSRDGWQSQAADISRYPVLSGGAEDVLLIRPDIVVASAFDKRSTRELLKAKGLHLAELAVPRTLDEARQQIREAGDITGHPDRAAAEIARLDAALARARRAVSEQHYRVLPLSRRGWVAGSDSFVGSLLGEIGLRSAAGDLGFAFGGFASLEAIVNLRPDFIVVSQAGDTAKDDGQAFLLHPALERFYPPEKRIVIPERLTECGGVMLADALDALAAEVKRVGK, encoded by the coding sequence ATGCGACGACGGCTGGCATTTCTGGTCGCGATGATGACGCTCGCATTGCCGGGCGGCGCTGCGCTTGCAACCAATCTGCCGCGCCTGGTATCGATGAATGTCTGCACCGACCAATTGCTGCTGACGCTGGCCGATCCCGAACAGATTCTGGGATTGAGTCGGTTTTCGCGGGACGGGTGGCAATCGCAGGCGGCCGACATCAGCCGGTATCCGGTTTTGTCCGGAGGTGCCGAGGACGTTCTGCTGATCAGACCCGACATTGTCGTCGCAAGTGCGTTCGACAAGCGATCGACGCGGGAGCTGTTGAAGGCCAAGGGACTTCATCTTGCCGAGCTTGCCGTGCCGCGAACCCTCGACGAAGCGCGGCAGCAGATCCGCGAGGCCGGCGATATCACCGGACATCCCGATCGCGCAGCCGCGGAAATCGCGCGGCTTGATGCGGCGCTGGCGCGCGCCCGCCGCGCGGTCTCGGAACAGCACTATCGCGTGCTGCCATTGTCGCGGCGTGGTTGGGTGGCGGGCAGCGACAGTTTTGTCGGTTCGCTGCTCGGCGAAATTGGCTTGCGCAGCGCGGCCGGCGATCTCGGTTTTGCGTTCGGTGGATTCGCCTCGCTGGAGGCGATTGTCAACTTGCGGCCGGACTTCATCGTGGTTTCGCAGGCCGGCGACACTGCGAAGGACGACGGCCAGGCATTTCTGTTGCACCCGGCGTTGGAGCGCTTCTATCCGCCGGAAAAGCGCATCGTGATTCCGGAACGGCTGACCGAGTGCGGCGGCGTCATGCTGGCGGATGCGCTGGATGCGCTGGCGGCGGAAGTGAAGCGGGTGGGGAAGTAA
- a CDS encoding ABC transporter ATP-binding protein — MSDAALLTATGLCVRLAGRVVLKDVSLTLSPGHLVALVGPNGAGKTTLLRALAGLIPSEGEIEIGSQALASLPLRERAKRFGYLPQGHVVHWPLPARDIVALGRYPHGATDPARLSPRDAEAVLRAMQAVDVMAFSDRRVTELSGGERSRVALARALAVEAPVILADEPTASLDPRHQIDVMKNLRATADKGVLVIVVTHDLGLAARFADHVLVLREGRLVSQGAPAVALSEQVMADVFRISAYRAEFQREAVIVPWADI, encoded by the coding sequence ATGAGCGATGCGGCGCTGCTGACCGCAACGGGACTCTGCGTGCGGCTCGCCGGTCGCGTCGTGCTGAAAGACGTTTCGCTGACGCTCTCGCCGGGACATCTGGTGGCGCTGGTCGGGCCGAACGGCGCCGGCAAGACCACGCTGTTGCGGGCGCTGGCGGGATTGATCCCGTCCGAGGGCGAGATCGAAATCGGCAGCCAGGCGCTGGCTTCGCTGCCGCTGCGCGAGCGCGCAAAACGCTTCGGCTATTTGCCGCAAGGCCATGTCGTGCACTGGCCGCTACCGGCCCGCGATATCGTGGCGCTCGGCCGCTACCCGCACGGCGCCACCGATCCGGCGCGGCTGTCGCCTCGGGATGCGGAGGCGGTTTTGCGCGCGATGCAGGCGGTCGATGTGATGGCGTTCAGCGATCGCCGCGTCACGGAATTGTCCGGCGGCGAGCGCAGCCGCGTCGCGCTGGCCCGCGCGCTGGCGGTGGAGGCGCCGGTCATCCTGGCCGACGAGCCGACCGCCTCGCTCGACCCTCGGCACCAGATCGACGTCATGAAGAATTTGCGCGCGACCGCCGACAAGGGCGTGCTCGTCATTGTCGTGACGCATGATCTGGGACTCGCAGCGCGGTTCGCCGACCATGTGCTGGTGCTGCGCGAAGGCCGGCTGGTGTCGCAGGGCGCGCCGGCCGTGGCGCTGTCCGAGCAGGTGATGGCCGATGTGTTCCGGATCTCGGCCTATCGCGCGGAATTCCAGCGCGAGGCCGTCATCGTCCCCTGGGCGGATATCTGA
- a CDS encoding FecCD family ABC transporter permease translates to MSVETVAVTNEDAARRRIGVTTMLAALVVLLVLISLGIGPVRLSPLAAAEALFGGGSDVAQVIVREIRLPRTLLALAIGAILGLSGASLQGLLRNPLASPSLFGAPQSAAFGAVLVIALGLADVRSYALPVAAIIAAFASVFVLLTIAGRNAGLLILILSGLAISSFAGAATALVMNLSSNPFVVLEIAFWLLGSLEDRSFQHVMLALPFIIAGAIMLFSQRHAFRALSLGEETAQSLGVDVGRLRLFVISGVALGVGGAVAVTGTIGFIGLVAPHLMRPLIGHDPGRLLVPSALAGSALLLAADIAVRIIPSTSDIKVGVLTSIIGVPFFLYLIMRERRALGGGVA, encoded by the coding sequence ATGAGTGTTGAGACCGTTGCCGTGACCAACGAGGATGCCGCGCGCCGGAGGATCGGCGTGACCACAATGCTTGCCGCCCTCGTTGTGCTGCTGGTGCTGATCTCGCTGGGTATTGGCCCGGTGCGGCTGTCGCCGCTTGCGGCGGCGGAAGCGCTGTTCGGCGGCGGCAGCGACGTGGCACAGGTGATTGTGCGGGAGATCCGCCTGCCGCGGACGCTGCTGGCGCTGGCGATCGGCGCCATTCTCGGGCTGTCGGGCGCGTCGCTGCAGGGCCTGCTGCGCAACCCACTGGCTTCGCCCTCGCTGTTCGGTGCGCCGCAATCCGCCGCGTTCGGCGCGGTGCTGGTGATCGCGCTGGGGCTGGCCGATGTGCGCTCCTATGCCCTGCCGGTGGCGGCGATCATCGCGGCGTTCGCTTCAGTATTCGTGCTGCTGACCATCGCTGGCCGCAATGCCGGGCTGCTGATCCTCATCCTGTCGGGCTTGGCGATTTCGAGTTTTGCCGGGGCTGCCACCGCGCTGGTGATGAACCTCTCTAGCAACCCCTTTGTGGTCCTGGAGATCGCGTTCTGGCTGCTCGGCTCGCTGGAGGACCGCAGCTTTCAGCACGTGATGCTGGCGCTGCCGTTCATCATCGCCGGCGCGATCATGCTGTTCAGCCAGCGCCATGCGTTTCGCGCGCTGAGTCTCGGCGAAGAAACCGCGCAAAGCCTCGGCGTCGATGTCGGACGTTTGCGGCTGTTCGTGATTTCGGGCGTGGCGCTCGGTGTCGGTGGCGCGGTCGCCGTCACCGGCACCATCGGGTTCATAGGCCTGGTCGCGCCGCATCTGATGCGGCCGCTGATCGGGCATGATCCGGGTCGGCTATTGGTGCCAAGCGCGCTCGCCGGCTCGGCGCTGCTGCTGGCGGCCGACATCGCGGTGCGCATCATTCCCTCGACCTCCGACATCAAGGTCGGCGTGCTGACCTCGATCATCGGCGTGCCGTTCTTCCTCTACCTGATCATGCGCGAACGCCGCGCGCTCGGCGGAGGTGTCGCATGA